A window of Stenotrophomonas indicatrix genomic DNA:
GCTTCAAGGCGCCCTATTTCGCCAGCATCGCCCCGCGCATCACGCGCCTGGAGAACGGCCGCTGCGAGGGCACGCTGGCCGACCGCCGCAAGGTGCGCAACCACATCGGCACGGTGCACGCGATCGCAATGTGCAACCTGGCCGAACTGACCGCCGGGCTGATGGTCGATGCGTCGCTGCCCAAGGGCATGCGCTGGATCCCGAAGGGCATGCAGGTGCAGTACCTGGCCAAGGCGCGCGGCACGCTGCAGGCGACGGCATTGCCGGCGCAGCCGATCGTGGTGGCGACCGAAGGCTATGCGTTGCCGGTGACGGTGAGTGTGCGCGACCGCGCGGGAACGGAGGTGTTCAGCGCGGTCATCGACATGTGGGTGTCGCCGGCGAAGTGATGTTGCCGCGAACGGCGCAGCCCCTCGTGGGTGGATGCTGAAAAGCGGTTCATCGGTTGGGCCGGAGGGGTGGGATGCCCAGGGGACGCCGTGAATACGTCCCTGTAGGCTCGGGCGCGCCATCCATGGCGCTTACGCCCCTGCGCATCCCACCCCTCCGGCCTCTGACAGATCTCTGCGGCGTCCACCCACGCAAGAGAAAAAGAAGAGCAAAAGCAAAAAAGCGGCCCGGCGGCCGCTTTTTTCATGCGCACAGAACCCACGAGCGCAGCGACCTGCTGTTGCTCTTGATCTTCTTTTCTTCTCCGTGGGCTGGCCGCGCACGGAACCTGTCAGGGGTCGGGCGGGTGGGCGGTGCAGGGGCGTTGGCGCCATGGATGGCGCCAACGAGCCTACAGGGGTGAGGGCGCTTTGCTTGCGAAGCATTGCTTCGCGAGCGACCGAACGCACAGCCGCCAGCGGCTGGGCCGGGCCCCGGAGGGGTACTTGCGGCGTCCCCCGCGAACCCAACCCGCCCGACCAACCCCATGACAGCTCTACGCGACCAACCCACGAGGGGCTGTGCCGTTGGCCGGAAATCACGCCAGTGCGCGAAACACCAACGCCAGGATCGCCGGCACCGCCTGGATCATGAAGATGCGTCGGCTCACGCTGTAGGCGCCATAGCACCCCGCCACCACCACGCACATCAGCGAGAACGTCACCAGCACCGGCTGCGCCAGCACCAGCCCCACCACGATGCCCGCCGCCAGGAAGCCGTTGTACAGGCCCTGGTTGGCCGCCAGCACGCGCGTGGTCTCCGCCTTCTCCGGTGAATTGCGGAACGTCTTCAGGCCCAGCGGCCGGGTCCACAGGAACATCTCCAGCACCAGGAAATAAACGTGCAGCAGAGCGACCAGCAGGGTCAGGGCGAGCGCGATCCAGTACATGGGCAGTTCCTTGGACAGGGATGGAGAATGGGGTCGGATCCCTTACCCTGTGGGAAAGGGATCCGACCCCGGAAAATCAACGGTCGCGCGGCAGCTTCTTCTCTTCGCGCAGCACACCGAACGCCGCCAGGGTCATCAAGCCGGCGACGACCACGCCACCGACGAACACCACGTGCGAACCGAACAGCGACAGCCCCTTGTGCAGCCAGGCGAAGGTCAGGTCGGCGCCGCGGTACACCACCGTGTCGATCGCTGCGCCGGCCTTGTAGCGCCACTGCCGGTCCACGCGGGTGTAGATGGTTTCGCGGGCCGGCTTGGCCAGGGCGAACTCGCTGGCGCGGGTCATCACCTGCACCACCGCCACCATCAGCGGCATCGGCGATGCGGCCAGCACCGAGAAGCCGATCAGGATCGCAAAACCGGGAATCAGCAACGCCGGGGCGATGCCGTGGCGCGACAGCAACCAGCGGGTCAGCCCGAGCTGCATCAACAGCGCCAGCGCGTTCACCGCCAGGTCGATGCGCGAGAAGAAGGCGGTGGCAGCGCCTGCATCGTTGAACGAGGCACGTACGATGCTGGCCTGCTGGTTGTACAGCAAGGTGCCGACACCCACGCCGAACACCACCATGATCGCCAGCCAGCGCAGCAGGGGCTCGCGCACGATCAGCTTCAGGCCATCGAGCACGCTGCCGCCCATCGGCTGCTCACCCGACACCAACTGCTGCTCACGCTCGCGCAGCACCGCCCAGTGGCGCAGGCGCCAGATGCACAACAGGCATACGACCAGGAAGCCGGCCGAAACCAGCATCAGGTTGGCGATGCCCACCCGCTGCACCAGCGCACTGGTGATGATCGGGCCGAGGAAGGCGCCAACAGTGCCGGCCGCACCGATGTAGCCGTAGTAGGCCCGCGCCTGCGCATTGGAGAACACATCGGCCATGAAGCTCCAGAACACCGCGACCGCAAACAGGTTGAACACGGTGATCCAGAAGAAGAACGCCATGCCCCGCCCGGGTACGCCGCTGTCGAACAGTGCGTAGAAGCCCAGCAGGGTGGCGATGAAGAAGCCGTACACCGCCGGCAGGAACACCCGCCGCGGGAAGCGGCTGACCAGCCAGCCATAGACCGGCTGCAGCACCAGCATGATCACGAATACGCAGGAGAACAGGAACTGCAGGACGAAGTCCTTCAGGGCGATGCCATGGCTGGCGAACCAGGCGATCAACGCCGCCGGGAACACCGTCTCCAGGTCGGCCGAAGCGGCCATCGCCTCGCGTACCGGCCGCAGCACGTAGTAGCCGCTGAGCAGGCAGAAGAAGTACAGGAACGACCACCACAGCGCCGGCGACTCGCGCAGCGCGGCCAGCAGGCCCTTCAGTGCCCCGCTCTCCCGCGCCGCGCTCACGCGGCTCCCCTCGCCCGCAAACGGCGGTTGGACAGCGGCATGGCAGGCTCCGGGGGCAGTGAAGCGCGTACGTTATCCAATGCACTGCAACATCGCCAGCGCAGGCGGCGCCGATGGCTGCAACGCAGTGTCACGGACTGGCCCGGCGGACACCTTGTGATACACGCTTTTCTGGCGTCAAAAATCCAACTTTTTCAACGAGATGCGCATTCATCTTCGCTTTGTTTGTGCACAGGCGAAAAGCGGCGCTAGAATCATCCCCAGCAGTCGCGCACGGGTTCCAACCGATGAAAAAGAACAGCCTGCGTCGTCCGATCCGTTCGGCGGCCACCGGTTTGCTGGGCATGTTGATGCCCCTTGCCTTGTCCACCACCGCGCAGACCCCGCCGGCGTTGCCGCCGATGCCGACCAACATCGAAACCGCCACCGGTGGCGCCGTCGCTCACACCCAGCCTGCGGCCTACCGCACCGGGCTGGTGCCGCAGGTGCAGTTGCCCGCTGCCGGTTTCAACGTCGCCAACATCGAATCGATGGCGCAGCAGCTCACCTATGGCGAGCGCGTGCCCGGCATGGCAGTGGCTATCGTGCAGGGCGGCCGCGTGCTCAGCGCGCGCGGCTACGGCGTCACCGACGTCAACAACCCGTTGCCGGTCGACGCCCACACCGTGTTCCGTCTGGCGTCGCTGTCCAAGGCCTTCGCCGGCACCATGGCCGGCCTGCTGGTCAACGATGGCACCCTGCGCTGGGACAGCAAGGTCACCGACTACGTGCCGGGCTTCCGCCTGAACTCGCCGGAGGCCACCGACCGCCTGACCGTGGCCGATGTACTCAGCCACCGCGTCGGCCTGCCGTACAACGCCTATGACCGCGACATCGAAGGCAATGCCGAGTACTACGCGCTGACCCAGAAGCTGGCCAACACCAGCCTGAAGTGCCTGCCGGGCGACTGCTACGCCTACCAGAACGTGGCCTTCAGCCTGATCGGCGACGTCGTGTATGCGGCCTCCGGCAGCTTCTACGAGCAGTCGGTCGAACGCCGCATCTTCAAGCCGCTGGGCATGAACGATGCCAGCCTCGGCCTGGCCGGCATCCAGGCCAGCTCGCGCTGGGCGCGCCCGCACGTGCGCAGCCGCAATGGCTGGGTATCGCTGACGCCGAAGCCGACCTATTACCGCGTCGCCCCTGCTGCCGGCGTCAACGCCAGCGCCAGTGACATGGCGCAGTGGTTGCTGGCCCATACCGGCCACCGTCCGGACGTGCTGCCGGCGCCGCTGCTGGCCACGCTGCACTCCAGCCTGATCAACACACCGGGCGAGATGCGTTCGGGCTGGCGCCGCGAACGCCTGCACTCGGCCGGCTACGCGCTGGGCTGGCGCACCTTCGACTACGCAGGTCACGATGTCGTGTTCCATGCCGGCGCGGTGCAGGGCTACCGCGGCCTTGTTGCACTGGTGCCCGAGCGCGACCTCGGCATCGCCATCATGTGGAACGGTGAAAGCGGCCTGCCCAGCGGTCTGCTGCCGACCGTGCTCGACGCAGCCCTCGGCCTGCCGTCGCAGCGTTGGCTGGACGTGGACACCGACTTCGGCAGCGACAACCTGATGGCCGAGGGCGCCACCCCGGCACAGCAGGACAAGCGCAAGGGCAAGGGTGCCTCGGGCAACCGCGCGGTGGCCTCGCCGCGCTGAGCTGGCGAGCTCGACGTTAAGCAGAAGGGCGGCCCTCGGGTCGCCCTTTTTCGTATGCGCTTGCGCGTCTTCCACGTGACGCCAAGCCCTTGCCGTTCGTGCCGGAGGTTAGTGGGCGAAGTAGTGCATTCCGCCATCCACCGGAATCACCGCCCCGGTGATGTACCCCGCCAACGGCGACGCCAGGAACGCAACCAGGTGCGCGACCTCCTCTGGTTCGCCGAAACGCCCCATCGGGATGTTGCGGGCGATGAACTCACGCCGGCTCTCTTCCGTGGGATGCAGCCGATCCAGGATCTGCGCGCTGTTGATCCGCCCCGGCGCGATCGAGTTGATGGTGATGCCCTCGCCCGCCACATCGCAGGACAGCCCCTTGCTCCACAGATGCAGCGCCGCCTTCGCCGGGCTCGCGGCATTCACCGCACGCGGCTCCATCGACCCGCTGAGGTTGATCACACGCCCCCAGCCATTGGCCCGCATCGACGGCAGCAACGCCTGCGTCAGCCGTCGTGCCGCCGAGAAGTTCAGTGCCATCGCCTCGTCCCACACCTCGTCTGCTGCGGCCACCCCGGCCAACCGTGCGCCACCGGCCGCGTTGACCAGGATGTCCACGTGCTGCAGCGCCTGCAGCGAAGCGCTGGCGATGCGCTGCACATCGTCGGCGTCGGTCAGATCGCCCACCAACACGACGGGTACCGGTACACCCGCCGCCTCGATTGCGGCCGCCACAGATTGCAACGGCGCCTGCTGCCGCGCGGTGATCGCCACGCGCACACCCTGCGTCGCCAGTACCCGCGCAACACCTGCGCCGATGCCACTGCCTGCGCCGGTGACCAGCGCGGTACGTCCTTCAAGATCCAATTTCATGTGTTGCCCTGTCAGGTTCTGCCGGCCCATCTGGCCGTGCGGACATGCTCTTTGAACACCCTCGATTGATAAACTCCGGCGAGGTTTCAACATTCAGAACCCGGGGTGTCAGATGAACCTGTTGGAGAGCATGCAGGTCTATGTGCTGGCCGTGGAAAAGGGCAGCCTCAGTGCCGCGGCATCGGCACTGGACATCTCCGCGACGATGGCCGGCAAGCACCTGCGCGCCCTGGAAGAACGGCTGGGCATGCAGCTGTTGAACCGCACGACCCGTCGGCAGCACATGACCGCTTTCGGTGAGGCCTACTACGGCCGCTGCAAAGAGATCCTGCGCCTGGTGGAGGAAACCGATGCGCAGGCCCAGCATCACCATCTGGCACCGGCGGGCACGCTGCGGATCAGTGCACCGGTGATCTTCGGCACGCATGCGCTGGTGCCGGCACTGTCGACCTACATGGACCGCTACCCCGAGGTCAGTGTCGAACTGGTCCTGACCGATCGCGTGGTCGAACTGGCCGATGAGGGATTCGAGGCCGCCATCCGCATCGGCACGCTTGCCGACGCCACGCATCTGGTGGCGCGCCCGCTCAGCCCCTACCGGCTGACCCTGTGTGCATCACCGGCCTATCTCGCACGGCATGGCACGCCGCACAACGCGCAGGAGCTGCAGCAGCATCAATGCCTGTCGCTGGATCCGGCTGCGCTGTCGCACTGGCTGGGCAACGAAGTGGCATTGCCAGCGCCGCCTTCGGGACGGTTGCAGATCAACAACGGCGAAGCGTTGCGACTGGCCGCGCTGCAGGGCCTGGGCATCATCCTGCAGTCGAGCCTGCTGCTGGCAGCGGACATCGATGCGGGTGGCCTGGTCCCGTTGCTGCCGGAACATGGCCGGCGCGGTCGTCCCATGCACGTGGTCTATCCGCACGACCGTTATCACTCGACCCGGCTGCGCAGCTTCGTGGATTTCCTGGTCGAGCGGTTTCCCTGCGACGCACCGGGTGAACGCAGCTGGCCAGGCGCAGGCAGCCCATAAAAAAACCCCCTCCCCGCTGGGCAGTCGGGGAAGGGGTCTCAGGGTACGGCTATCGGGAAGTACTTAGATCAGCGGTGCCGGAGTTGCCGGAAGGGCCACCGGAGCGGCCTTCTTCTTGCGGGCGGCCGGCTTGCGCTTAGCAACCTTCTTGGCAGCCTTCTTCGGGGCAGCCTTCTTGGTCGCCTTCTTCGCAGTCTTCTTCACTGCCTTCTTGGCGGTCTTCTTTGTCGCCTTCTTCACTGCCTTCTTGGCGACCTTCTTGGCCGGCTTGCGGGCAGTGGTCTTCTTGGCGGCTTTCTTGGCAGTCTTCTTGGTGGCCTTCTTGGCTACCTTCTTGACGGCCTTCTTCGCGGTCTTCTTTACGGCCTTCTTGGCAGCGGACTTCTTGGCTACCTTCTTGGCCGCCTTCTTCACTGTCTTCTTCGCCGTGGCCTTCTTGGCGACCTTCTTGGCAGCCTTCTTCACTGCCTTCTTGGCAGTCGCCTTCTTCGCGACCTTCTTCACTGCCTTCTTGGCAGCGGCCTTCTTGGCGACCTTCTTCACCGCTTTCTTGGCGGCGGGCTTTTTCTTCGCAGCTTTCTTGGTTGCCATGGTGATGGCTCCTCGTCAGTGATAGGGAGTTGAAACGCCCAGGTGGATCAAACCCGCCCATGCTGCGTGCGGGGACCGCCGGCGCGTCGGGCGCGCCGTTACGGATGCGGTGATGCCCGCCACGATCGGCGGAGCAGGCATCGGAACAGGGGTCGCCTTGCATTTCTCCGGGGGAAGCGGAGCCATGTCCACCGTCTTGAGGATCGCGGTGGTCTTCGAGGGGCTGCTTCGCATCGGACGATTGATTCTGCGCACTCGGTTTGGCAGGCAAGGTCTGCTGAGGCGAAACCTAATCACGGTTTTTTTTACTGTCAACAACCCCCGCGAAAAATTTTCACATCCGCCGCGTCCCGGAAGCCCTTCCCGCGCCTGCCGATGTTCCTCCGCGAGCGCCGGCAAACACCGCATCGCGCATCGTCGCTGCCATCAACTGGGCACGAACAGCGAAGAAAAAACACTTGAAATAAGCACTCTGCGTCATGTAGGGGCCTGAAGCGGAACGCTACGCGGCGGCGCGGCCATGCATGGCAACGCACGCGCCAACGCCAGCACAACGGACCTGCAACAAGGCCAAAAACTTTTCACATCCGGGCGCGCCGCCGCGGGGGTGGAAACGCGGATTTGCGCAAAACTGCGCACGCCTTTTGCCCGCGCTCAACACCGACTGATGCCATGGCGATGGCATGCGGCGAACCGGCCGGCATAAGTTCGAAGCCTCCTCCAAAACGAAAACGGCCACCCGAGGGTGGCCGTTTTCGTACCGGGGAAACGACGACTCAGTGCTCGTCGTCTTCCAGGCCTTCGGCGTACGCGTCCGGGTCCAGCAGCTCGTTGAGCTCGTCGCTGTTGGACACTTCGACGACGAACATCCAGCCATCGCCGTAGGCGTCTTCGTTGATGGTTTCCGGCTTGTCGGCCAGTGCCGAGTTGACCTCGACGATGGTGCCGCTGATCGGGCTGTAGACGTCGGAGGCGGCCTTCACCGACTCGACGACCGCGATCTGCTCGTTGGCCTTGGCGGTCGCGCCGACTTCGGGCAGCTCGACGTAGACCAGGTCACCCAGCAGGCCCTGGGCGTGGTCGGAAATACCGACGGTCACGCGGCCATTGCCTTCGACACGGGCCCACTCATGGGACTTGAGGAACTTGAGGTCGCCGGGGATCTCGCTCATGGGACTGCTCCAGAGATATGCAGGGGGTGGAAAAAACGGGGCTAGTGTAACCAACCGGCCGCCACTGCTGGCAGTGACGACCGGCATGTTTGGATCAGGCGTCGCCAAGCACGCCGGGCTGGGCCTGGCCTTCGCGCACGAACGGGAACTTGACCACCCGCACCGGCACCTGACGGCCGCGGATGTCGACGGTGACCTGGCCGAGTTCACCGCCCGGCACGCGTGCGAATGCGATGCCCTTGGCCAGGGTCGGCGAGAAGGTGCCGGACAGGATCTCGCCCTGGCCGCCGGCAGTGGTGACCGCCTGGCCATGGCGCAGCACGCCCTTCTCATCCATCACAAGGCCGATCATCTGACGTGCGTTGCCAGCCGCCTTCTGCGCCTCCAGCACGTCGCGGCCGATGAAGTCGCGGCCCTCGTCCAGCGACACCGTCCAGGCCAGCGCCGCTTCGTAGGGGCTGATTGCTTCGTCCATGTCCTGGCCGTACAGATTCATGCCGGCTTCCAGGCGCAGGGTATCGCGCGCGCCAAGACCGGCCGGCTTCACGCCGGCAGCAAGCAGGCGGTTCCAGAACGCGACCACGGCATCCTGCGGCAGCAGGATCTCGAAACCGTCTTCGCCGGTGTAGCCGGTGCGGGCAACGAACAGTTCAACGCCGTCGTCGGACTGCACCTGCAGCGCGGCGAAACGGCCGAGCTTGCCCAGCGACTCACGGTCGGATTCGCGGGCCAGGCCGATGACGATGTCGCGCGCCTGCGGCCCCTGCACGGCGAGGATCGCCAGGTCCGGACGCTGTTCGACCGAGACGTTGAACGGCGCAGCCTGCTCGCGCAGCCACGCCAGATCCTTCTCGCGGGTGGAGGCGTTGACCACCATGCGGAAGAAGTCCTCGCCCAGGTAATAGACGATCAGGTCGTCGATGACGCCGCCCTGCGGATTCAGCATGCACGAGTACAACGCCTTGCCGGTGGCCTTGAGCTTGTCGACCGAGTTGGCCAGCAGGCGGCGCAGGAACGGCTTGACCTGGTCGCCGCGCAGGTCGACCACGGTCATGTGGCTGACGTCGAACACGCCCGACTCACGACGCACCAGGTGGTGCTCGTCCAGCTGCGAGCCGTAGTGGATGGGCATGTCCCAACCCCCGAAATCGACCATCTTGGCGCCAAGGGCGCGGTGGGTATCGTTGAGCAGCGTCTTCTGGGTCATGACCGGGTCCGGCAGCAGAGGAAACAAGAACGCGCATTATCCCAGATCGGTCGGCCGCAGGTCGCGCCGCAGCGCAGCGGGGGGATGTTGGCCGGCCTGCGGCCGGCGGGCGCTTTCTACAAGCCAGGGCGCAAAGCGCAAAGCCGAAGCGCGTCGGCTCTGGGTTCTCTCGGCTTGGTCGGAGCAGCGTGGGCACGCGGGGGACGCCGTAAACCCATCCCTGGGGGCTTGGCCGCCGCATCCATGCGGCGGACACCCCCGCGCGCCCACGCTGCCCCTCCCTTCCGGAGTTCCCGGTGACGGGACGGAAGGCAAGAGCGGTTGTGGATGTCGATACATATATGGAGAGAAGGGTCGGAGCCTTTCCTGCGGAAAGGGATCCGACCCCGGGCACACAGAGCGCAGCGACCGGCGTTTGCTTCCCGCTTTTGATTTCTTTTCCGTGGTCTGGACGCGCACGGAAACTGTCGGGGGTCGGGCGGGTGGGCTGGGCAGGGGTGTCCGCGGCATGGATGCCGCGGCCAAGCCTACAAGGACGTACTTGCGGCGCCCCCCCGCCCCCCCCCCCCCCCCCCCCCCCCCCCCCCCCCCCCCCCCCCCCCCCCCCCCCCCCGGCCGCCCCCCCCCCCGCCGCCCCCCGCCCCCCCCCCCCCCCCCCCGCCCCCCCCTGCACCGCCACCACCCGAACCAGCGTGCCGGCCGGCAACTCCGGCCCACCCACCTGCCACGACGCGTCGTCGATGCTGACCCTGCCCTGTCCGGCAACGATGGCCTGCTGCAAGGGCACCACCCGCCCGACCAGTTGTTCAGCGCGGCGGTTCAGCAGCGGCGCGTCGCTCTGCCGCGCACGCGGCTTGCCCCAGTGCCGGTAGCACTGGATCGACAGCACGCTCAGCACCACTAAAGCGACCACCTGCCACAGCACCGGGATATCGGCGAACACCGCTACCAGCGCGAACACCGCCGCCGCACCGATGCCGATCCACAGCATGAACGCGCCGGGCGCCAGCGCTTCGGCGGCGAACAGCAGCAAGGCCAACGCACCCCAGGCAACGACTTCCCAGCGCATGTCAGCCTCCGATCGGTGGCGGCCGCTTTGCCGGCGGCCGGGTTTCCTGGTTGGACAGGGCCTGCTTGGCCAGCTCGGCCACGCCGGCGATCGAACCAATCACTCCGCTGGCCTCCATCGGCATCAGCACCAGCTTCTGGTTCGGCGACGTGGCCAGTTCCTTGAACGCTTCCACATACTTCTGGGCGATGAAGTAGTTGATGGCCTGGACGTCGCCGTCGGCGATCGCCGCCGACACCACCTGGGTCGCCTTGGCTTCGGCTTCGGCCAGGCGCTCGCGCGCTTCGGCGTCGCGGAATGCGGCCTCGCGCCGCCCCTCCGCTTCCAGCACCGTGGCCTGCTTCTCGCCTTCGGCACGCAGGATCTCGGACTGCCGCGAACCTTCCGCCTCGAGGATCTGCGCGCGCTTCTCGCGCTCGGCCTTCATCTGCCGTGCCATCGCATCGAGCAGGTCGCGCGGCGGCTGGATGTCGCGGATCTCGATGCGGTTGACCTTCACGCCCCACGGGTTGGTCGCATGATCGACCACGCTGAGCAGCTTGGCGTTGATCACCTCGCGCTGGCTGAGCGATTCATCCAGGTCCATCGAGCCGATCACGGTACGGATGTTGGTCTGCACCAGGGCGATCATCGCCACTTCCAGCACCGATACCTCGTAGGCGGCCTTGGCCGCGTCCAGTACCTGGAAGAACACCACGCCATCGACGCGCACGGCGGCGTTGTCCTTGGTGATCACTTCCTGGCCGGGCACGTCCAGCACCTGTTCCATCATGTTCACCTTGCGCCCCACCCCGTAGACGATCGGGATCAGGAAATGCAGGCCGGGCGACATGGTGTGGGTGTAACGGCCGAACCGCTCGACGGTCCATTCATAGCCCTGTGGCACCATCCGCACTGCCTTGAACAGGATGACCACGGCCACGAAGGCCAGCACCGCGCTGAAGAACATGGTCGGGAACATCGCGCTTTCCTTATGGGAGACGTCCGGAGCCCAGCATAGCGCGTGGATGCAGGCGATGCGGGTACCGCACGTTCCAGCCGAAAGCAGCCGGGCGTGGCCCGGCGCTGCAGGATAAACCCGGTCAGATCCGGGTCGTGGCCAGGAAGCGCTCGCGGTCCTGCTGGGTCTGCCGGCGGATCTCGGCCAGCGCCTGGCTTTCGGTCGCCTCCAGCATCGCCTCGAACAGGCGCTGGAAGTGATGGCGCATCGCATTGCGTGCAGCGACGGGATCGCGCGCGCGCAGCCCCTCGAAGATCGCCATGTGCTCGTCGGCGCGGCTGGCACCATCGTCATGGCACACCCGTGCGTAGACCTCGGTCACCCGCGGCAGCTCGCTGCGCATGCGCCAGATCTGCTGCACGAAATACTCGACCACCGGGTTGCCCGACAGGCGGGCGATGGCCAGGTGGAAGCGGCGGTCGTAGTCGCCGGCCTCTTCATCGGTAAGGTCACGACGGCACAGCGCTTCAGCCAGCACCTGCAGCTCGGCGATGCCGGCCTCATCGATATTGCTTGCCGCCAGCGCTGCAGCTTCCGCTTCGAACACGGCACGCGCCGCGGTCAGGTCGAAGGCGCTGATATCGGGCAGCCCGCCGGCAGCCTGGGCCGGGCGCGGCTTCACATAGACGCCCGAACCGATACGGATCGCGATCCAGCCCTGCGCTTCCAGGGCGATTTCCGCCTCACGGATGGTGACCCGGCTGACGCCGAAGCGTTCGGCAAGTTCACGTTCGCCCGGCAGGCGCGAACCCGACGGATATTCGCCATCCTCGATCAGCTTGCGGAGCTTGGCGGCGATGGTCTGGTAGAGACGGTTGGCGGACATGCGGCTGACCCTTGGCGGTTCCCTCCGGGCCCGTCCCCGGCCACCGGGCACGGTGCGGGTCCGGTTGGAGCGACGGCGCGACCATTGGCCGCGCCGCCCTGTTCAGAACTTGTATCGTACACCGAAATACGCGCGCCGCCCGTAGCTCACCACCTCGCGGAAATTCCCGTAAAGCGGCTGGTACGCCACGCGTGGCTCGTCGGTCAGGTTCATCAGTTCCAGCGACAGCGACAGCTGCTTGTTCACCCGGTAACGCAAGCGCAGGTCGACGCTGGTGTTGTCATCGTAGTAGCGGTTCTGCTGCGCCGTGTTGCCGGTGAAGTCCTGGTAATAGTGCGAACGGAACTTGCCGATGGCCTGGATGTTGAAGCGGCCCACATCCCAGTAGAGGGAACCGGACAGCACATGCCGCGAGAAGCCGCTCAGGCCGGCCGGCGGAACGATGGCCGGAATGATCGATCCATCGGCGGCCAACTGCTCGCCCAACCGCGAATCCTGCGTCTGGTAGTCGGCGTCGGCATAGTTGTAGCTGACCTTGAAGCCGAGGCCATCGAACGGCTTGGGCAGGTACGAGAACCGGTGGGTGGCACTGAGCTCGATACCGGTCAGGGTGCTGTCTTCATCGGTGGTCACCTGCTGGCGCACCGGCACGGTCACCGTCTGTCCGTTGAGGGTGTAGGTCTCCGGCACCAGCGCGGTAGCGGTGCCGCCGTTGAACTGCTTCCAGTACACCGCACCGGCCAGCAGCGTATCCGGGTTCGCATACCACTCAAGCGAGACATCGCCGTTCCAGGACATCAGCGGCTGCGCAGCCGGATTGCCGCTGGCACTGATGTCGTCCAGCGCGTCGGCCAGGCCGGTATAGGTGGCATCGCTGCTGACATTGATGGTTCGCCCGGCACCGAGTGCGGCGATGTCCGGGCGTGACATCGCCCGATACGCGCCCACCCGCAGCAACAGGTCCGGCTTCAGCTCGAA
This region includes:
- a CDS encoding hotdog fold domain-containing protein, producing MSTPLLSLYHRLQRWPAGTWLFSRAVCFKAPYFASIAPRITRLENGRCEGTLADRRKVRNHIGTVHAIAMCNLAELTAGLMVDASLPKGMRWIPKGMQVQYLAKARGTLQATALPAQPIVVATEGYALPVTVSVRDRAGTEVFSAVIDMWVSPAK
- a CDS encoding DUF1304 domain-containing protein, translating into MYWIALALTLLVALLHVYFLVLEMFLWTRPLGLKTFRNSPEKAETTRVLAANQGLYNGFLAAGIVVGLVLAQPVLVTFSLMCVVVAGCYGAYSVSRRIFMIQAVPAILALVFRALA
- a CDS encoding NTP/NDP exchange transporter, which encodes MSAARESGALKGLLAALRESPALWWSFLYFFCLLSGYYVLRPVREAMAASADLETVFPAALIAWFASHGIALKDFVLQFLFSCVFVIMLVLQPVYGWLVSRFPRRVFLPAVYGFFIATLLGFYALFDSGVPGRGMAFFFWITVFNLFAVAVFWSFMADVFSNAQARAYYGYIGAAGTVGAFLGPIITSALVQRVGIANLMLVSAGFLVVCLLCIWRLRHWAVLREREQQLVSGEQPMGGSVLDGLKLIVREPLLRWLAIMVVFGVGVGTLLYNQQASIVRASFNDAGAATAFFSRIDLAVNALALLMQLGLTRWLLSRHGIAPALLIPGFAILIGFSVLAASPMPLMVAVVQVMTRASEFALAKPARETIYTRVDRQWRYKAGAAIDTVVYRGADLTFAWLHKGLSLFGSHVVFVGGVVVAGLMTLAAFGVLREEKKLPRDR
- a CDS encoding serine hydrolase domain-containing protein, whose protein sequence is MKKNSLRRPIRSAATGLLGMLMPLALSTTAQTPPALPPMPTNIETATGGAVAHTQPAAYRTGLVPQVQLPAAGFNVANIESMAQQLTYGERVPGMAVAIVQGGRVLSARGYGVTDVNNPLPVDAHTVFRLASLSKAFAGTMAGLLVNDGTLRWDSKVTDYVPGFRLNSPEATDRLTVADVLSHRVGLPYNAYDRDIEGNAEYYALTQKLANTSLKCLPGDCYAYQNVAFSLIGDVVYAASGSFYEQSVERRIFKPLGMNDASLGLAGIQASSRWARPHVRSRNGWVSLTPKPTYYRVAPAAGVNASASDMAQWLLAHTGHRPDVLPAPLLATLHSSLINTPGEMRSGWRRERLHSAGYALGWRTFDYAGHDVVFHAGAVQGYRGLVALVPERDLGIAIMWNGESGLPSGLLPTVLDAALGLPSQRWLDVDTDFGSDNLMAEGATPAQQDKRKGKGASGNRAVASPR
- a CDS encoding SDR family NAD(P)-dependent oxidoreductase — translated: MKLDLEGRTALVTGAGSGIGAGVARVLATQGVRVAITARQQAPLQSVAAAIEAAGVPVPVVLVGDLTDADDVQRIASASLQALQHVDILVNAAGGARLAGVAAADEVWDEAMALNFSAARRLTQALLPSMRANGWGRVINLSGSMEPRAVNAASPAKAALHLWSKGLSCDVAGEGITINSIAPGRINSAQILDRLHPTEESRREFIARNIPMGRFGEPEEVAHLVAFLASPLAGYITGAVIPVDGGMHYFAH
- a CDS encoding LysR family transcriptional regulator: MNLLESMQVYVLAVEKGSLSAAASALDISATMAGKHLRALEERLGMQLLNRTTRRQHMTAFGEAYYGRCKEILRLVEETDAQAQHHHLAPAGTLRISAPVIFGTHALVPALSTYMDRYPEVSVELVLTDRVVELADEGFEAAIRIGTLADATHLVARPLSPYRLTLCASPAYLARHGTPHNAQELQQHQCLSLDPAALSHWLGNEVALPAPPSGRLQINNGEALRLAALQGLGIILQSSLLLAADIDAGGLVPLLPEHGRRGRPMHVVYPHDRYHSTRLRSFVDFLVERFPCDAPGERSWPGAGSP
- the gcvH gene encoding glycine cleavage system protein GcvH, with amino-acid sequence MSEIPGDLKFLKSHEWARVEGNGRVTVGISDHAQGLLGDLVYVELPEVGATAKANEQIAVVESVKAASDVYSPISGTIVEVNSALADKPETINEDAYGDGWMFVVEVSNSDELNELLDPDAYAEGLEDDEH
- the gcvT gene encoding glycine cleavage system aminomethyltransferase GcvT; its protein translation is MTQKTLLNDTHRALGAKMVDFGGWDMPIHYGSQLDEHHLVRRESGVFDVSHMTVVDLRGDQVKPFLRRLLANSVDKLKATGKALYSCMLNPQGGVIDDLIVYYLGEDFFRMVVNASTREKDLAWLREQAAPFNVSVEQRPDLAILAVQGPQARDIVIGLARESDRESLGKLGRFAALQVQSDDGVELFVARTGYTGEDGFEILLPQDAVVAFWNRLLAAGVKPAGLGARDTLRLEAGMNLYGQDMDEAISPYEAALAWTVSLDEGRDFIGRDVLEAQKAAGNARQMIGLVMDEKGVLRHGQAVTTAGGQGEILSGTFSPTLAKGIAFARVPGGELGQVTVDIRGRQVPVRVVKFPFVREGQAQPGVLGDA